The Plectropomus leopardus isolate mb chromosome 7, YSFRI_Pleo_2.0, whole genome shotgun sequence genome window below encodes:
- the wu:fj39g12 gene encoding C-type natriuretic peptide-like: MLCPVLLCATLLLLTPLEITEARALHPSPDAVQFMEQFLERYNDLLTLDDLENLLNSQPEEQSTFSSGSKAAEYPKWADAQTQAETPWLRLLKGALANQKRAEPDRSRRGWNRGCFGLKLDRIGSMSGLGC; encoded by the exons ATGCTGTGTCCTGTGCTGCTTTGTGCCACCCTGCTCCTCCTGACACCTCTGGAGATCACGGAGGCTCGGGCTCTGCACCCTTCTCCTGATGCTGTGCAG TTTATGGAGCAGTTTCTGGAACGCTACAATGACCTTTTGACCCTGGACGACCTGGAGAACCTGTTGAACAGCCAGCCAGAGGAGCAGTCCACCTTCTCCTCGGGGTCCAAAGCTGCCGAGTACCCCAAATGGGCTGACGCACAAACGCAGGCGGAGACCCCCTGGCTGCGCCTGCTGAAGGGCGCTCTGGCCAATCAGAAGCGAGCAGAGCCAGACCGGTCACGGAGGGGATGGAACCGAGGGTGCTTTGGGCTGAAACTGGATCGGATCGGGTCCATGAGTGGACTGGGCTGTTAG